CCCTTCTCTGCAAGGCCAGAGGGGACTCATGGAATAGTGTTTCAGTTCTATGGTTTGAGAGACTGAGTTTGAACCATAGGGGAAAGGTCTCTTAGACCTCACAGTGCAAGGGTTATACTTTGAGTCAGGAATAAAGGGTGGAGAGACCAGTatattgtggggcgtttacccaccacccccacagcttcccagagttttcttgagtgcaatcacaGAAAATTAGATAGAAGATTATAGCGAAATCTGGagataaacagaagaaaataaaggatagtgAAGGGGAATATTAACGAGGGACTGTTCTGGTcaggtttttatagagacgcaagggtggagcaaagacctcctccagcacagccaagtgcaggccatctcagacactgCACTCAGGCCGTGGTCTGATATCCTCTATTTGACCTCTGGGTAAAGCACGAGGAACCAGAAGGGCCACAGATATCAATTGCCAGGACTCCAGGGGTTCCTCTTCCCAAAGACGAAATGAGGTGGTAGCTAAAGGGTATAAGGCCTGGGAGCCGAGAAGAGGGATGACAGCACTGTCTTAATTagagtttctgctgctgtgaacagacaccagtAACATGAcaactattataaagaaaaacatttaattggggctaacttacagtttcagaggttcagtccattaccgtcatagtggagagcatggcagtgcacaggcagacaaaatgctggagaaggagctgagagttctacatctcaaTCTGCAGGTAGCAGGAAAAGCACTGTGTGTAAGTAAATTgtttgcaactctgtgggtttggtcccggATTTTGGCACCAAAacgtgagttttgcaactctgggaaaGGTGTTCTGACTACctgggagtcaggcaacaccttgagctgcttaggatagctctgatggctgaactgcaaggagacagttcagccctggagggcgaggtatcccggacacctcaagctgctcagaacaacagctctgtcctgaaggtgtcccagatgcctggagctgtttagcacagctgtgACAGCTGGAACTGCTAAGACACAGTTCAGTCCTGGACGgaagtttttctgacttcttgggaaagtcaggcctggaactgcttcagcagagAAGGGTATCCTGACTTTTTTggaaagtcaggctatacctggtgtgatggggatGGTCTCCTCGCAgaatatagcaatcctgctctcctggagagctgctacagctgagctttgctcagcccccacttaaggggccTTCCTAGCAGAggtctgcttctctggcctaagaaattgcagaaatgtagcaatctcctctgcctcaggagaaaagtgttacttttcagTTCTCTCTTGTCCACTGAGGGACGTCTGagcaaagatcttctgttcagcttcttgctcaatccactatgggatgtctcagcaaggttcttctgtgtaTCAGTGAATGAAGATTTTGGGAAAGAGATTTACTTggaaaggaggagtccaggagagtagctgctttttttttctaactgaccAGGCAGTCAGCTGGGGTTCTAGCAGCCTTCCTGGGAAGTTGCCACCAACAGGGCACTGCCAGGGAGGGGCACGGAGAGCCAGCCATGGAAAGAAAGGTAAGATACATACTTCTGAATCCCTTGGGAATGTAGCTGGGCTGTCACTGAACCTGTGGGAAGCAGACTTGGATTTTGTTAGTCCTAAAACTCTCTGGGATGGGGGGTACCCAGGGTCCCAGAAACACCAACTGGAAATAAAGCAAGTGTACAGAAGCCTGGGTCTTATTTCACGCTTGCCTTggcagcgccctcttctggcagagaAGACAAATCACAGGAGGGCACAGGGGCTCGAAGTGGAATTGAGTACTCTTAAGGGGAGGAGATGATAAAGTTATATTTACAGAGGAAAGACaactgaaaagaataaaagagctgggcatagtggcacatgcctttagtctcagcacttgagaggcagaggcggcagatctctaaatttgaggacagcctggtttacatagtgagttccaggacagccaggactacatagtgagaccctgttagagaaaaaccaaacactgaaagaataaaggaaatgtgAACATAGAGCAGAGTAGTTCCCAACAGAACATCTCCAGTTCCTGTGAGAAGATTCAAATAGaggtgagggagaggaagaggggataaGCTTTGTCTTGGAGTTAGGACAAAAGGAATTAGGGGCACAATAAATGAGATTGGGGAGAGAGTGGTGGCAGGGTGGCTCTGAGAGCAAACTCAAAGCACTGGCCTTGAGGGTAGTGTGGCCATGGACTTGACTCCAGGAGAGTGTAGTGCTGAGGGGGCAGGTGTGTGGTCAGATTCCTACAGCAGAGTGAGGGCCCAAGTCAGGTTCTAGATTTTCATGAAATGcaggaaaagagaacaaaagatcagagaaaggaCGAGCTGTGAGACTGAATAAAGCAAGCCTTCCAAGGCTTTATGAATATCCGTGCGGGagaaggtggttcagtgggtagcaCTTGTCTGAGAAgcatgaggactagagtttgcattcccagggcccacataaaagctgggcaggtGTGGTAGCTGCCTCTAACCCCAGTGCCCAGGGAGCAAGGACAGAGAGCCAGCAGGAGCAGGCAAGCTGCAGCTTCAGCGAGAACTGCCTCAGTAAACAGAAGCACGAGCGACCAAGGCAGATACCCATGCCCGTTAGTTGTCAACTGTGCACAAAGTAGAGCCAGGAAACAGTGTTCCACTGTGGTCTCTGTTCCAGTGACGGCCTCTAGGTTCTTGCCTTGGTTTCCTTTGGTGACAGACTGTAACCCATAAGCCTAGTAAACCCTTTGCTCCATGACTGGTTAAAGTATTTACGACAGCAACAGAGAGACAAAGTAGGACAACAGCCAGCATCAACCGAGAGTCTTCTGTGCCTCCACACACTTGCAAGCATGAACAGACACGTGGcttagggttaccattgctgtgatgaaacatcatgaccaaaagcaagttggggaggaaagggtttatttgacttacacttataatcatagtccatcattgaaggaagtcaggacaggaactcaaacaagacggggacctggaggcaggagctgatgcagaggccatggaggggtgctgcttacttaccggcttgctcatcatggcttgctcagcctgattccttatagaacccagcaccaccagctaagggatggcatcatccacaatgggctgagccctcccccatcaaccactaattaagaaaatgccctacagccagatatttttaatttgtgtgtgggttttttttttgtctgtgtatatataaatttgttttttacaatcaaatcaaagtttcccctctctcccctcttcccagttcctacaccctccctttcccccacatCTACTCCCCCACTGTTTTTCATCAGATACAGGCAGCCATCCCTAGGTATCAGCAAGCCATGATATATCAAATTGCAGTGAGattaggcacctcctcttctattatggctggatgaggcaatccagtaggaggactGGATtccaaagcaggcaacagagtcagagacagcccctgctctcactgttaggagtctcacatgaagaccaagttacacaacctCCAGCAGGATcttttggagacattttctcatcgagatttcctcctctctgatgactctagcttgggtcaaatTGACAtcaaaccagccagcacagtacACTCCACACACCATActcatataaaacatttttaaacagtctggtgtggtggcacatgcttgtaatcccagaacttgggagcctgaggcaggaggatcccttgaGTTCAAGACTATCTTGAGtaacagtgtgagaccctgtctcaacaaccaCCACTTCTCAGCATGTGACAAGTAGAACATGTGGACAGAGAAGTCTGTTCACTAGTTTGGAAAGGCCAGGTCATCTATTTCTTAGCTGTGCCGTACGAGAAAAGCATTCAGACTTTCTATCTTAAGGAGGAAAGTGCTCAGACTCCTGAGGAGGGTGTAGGTTGTACAGCCAGAATAGGGTTTGAAGGACAGTGGCTTTTCCCCCAGAACAGGGATGTCAAGGGCCACACAAATAGGTTGCATCTTGGTGTTGATGCTGTGTCTGTATCCCCAGACACAGTTTTCCCTGTGATATTTCTCTGGACTCAATGCAAGTCAAGCAgaggtgtgctggctggttttgtgtcaactggacacaagagggtcattggagaagagggagcctcaattaaaaATGTCTACAAGATTtggctgtaggcattttcttagtggtGGGGAGCGcccagccattgtgggtggtgccaccctgggatggtggtcccgAGTTCTATGAGGAAGccagctgaacaagccatgaggtgcaagccagtaggcagcacctctccatggcctctgcatcagctcctgacacagggttcctgctctgtttgagttcctgtgctgacttccttcagtgatgtggaagtgtaagccaaacgaaccgttccttctctaagttgctttggccatagTATTTTCTCACAGAAATAGTGAGCTATGACAAGAGGAAACTACTTGGGAATATTTCTTAGGATGGAGAAGTTGTGCAATACTGGATTGTCAGTGCTGCTGAGGAATGATCGAGATCAGGTGATAGCTGTGGGGCAAGTCCTCCTGTGGTTGTGTGCCTGGTCCCCAGAGACAGGGAGCACTAAGAACTGAGGCTGTGGTGTGAGAACAGGTGACTGGACATGGTtgacagggaggaagggactggacatGGAAAGGCCTGAAAATAACAACATACAGCACAGGAGCCCAGAGAAGGGGTCATGCCAGATTCTGTGAGAGTGGAGTCTGCCCTGTGTGAACCCCAAAATGTCCTTCAATGACAGATACTCAGTCTCAGCTCCACTTCCATGTTAGTGTTTATTACCCCCTTCTCAAGCAAGTAGTTACTACTCCAAGAACAACACAGTTTTGAAACTCTTGGTCCATATTCATGTGAGATAACTATTGCGTGTTTCCAAGCAACTTCAGTGTTCATGGGAATGAAGAACCCCAGGCCCTGTCCTCAGGGCCCACATCACAGCCTCCTGGGGCAGTAAGGAGGATGCTCAGTATTTGTCAGGCAGTCCTTTAGGTCTGTAGTGATTGGGGTCCTGGCCACTGCGGCCCCATCTGTTCGCTTCCTGGTCAGCCATGGAGTCCTCGTGTCCACGGCCTATGAGACTCTGAATGCCCTCTCTTGCATCACTAGGAGAAGCAGAGATGGAAGAAATACATCACCAAGATGCATGGCCACAGTCCACTGTTTTCCCCCTTTGCATGGAATGGCTTTAGGAGGAAACCAGGAAGGGCCAGGCAGGAGGTCAGCCCAGACTGGTCACCCCACACTAGCTGAGCATCACCAGAAACACTGGTGATGACGAGAGTCATTCCCTGTCTACATTCGGGAGCAGGCTCACATAGCATGGCTGTGTGCTGACTGCCCAAACCCAGGGTCTACACTGGGCGTAGATGGAGCCAGTATCTGAtgagcaagaggaggagggatctgAGATTAGCATGACCCTCTCCAGAGCTAATCTTCTACTACTTCCCCCAGAAATGTCAAGCCCTGCTACCCAGGTCCAGTCTTCCATCAATCTATGTTTACCTGATGACTTCAGCAGCCCAGACTCCTCCAGGACCCCTTTGGGCTGCATCATAGTTCCCTCTAGCATGGAAGTATTTGTCTGAGTTTTTCCAGTTGGCTTCCTTCATGTCAGAGTAGGCTCGCCACATATCCCCAGCCCCTAGATGGAAAAGACAGCAGGAACATAAACCTTAAAGTTCTGCCCATGCCTTAGAGAGGATGAAAGGGATGAAAAGAACTCATGGCTTGAGCCTGTGGTCAGAGCAGCTGAGAGCGTGAATGGAAGATCATTTCCTGATCCTCACTGTCATCTCCTAGTAACTCAGGAGGGCCATTCGGGGGCCCAGCTGCCCTGTGTTTGCCTTTCTTCCACAGTGCTGCTGTGAGCTGCCCCTCACCTGGGTGGGAAGCAGCCAATGAGGCAGCACAGTGTCACTACATGGCAGGGTGTGTCAGCTTCAGCATCGTGGAAGTGTTTGCTGCAGAGTCGTCAGCGTCTGCCACCGGACCTCATAGCACATTTCCTTAGTAGTGCAACCTAGTGTATCTGCAGCCATTGAAAATGCCCTGCGAGCACACCACCTCCAAGCAAGGGCCAGTGTTTCTGGAGGCAGCTACCCTCAGCTAGGAAGTCCCATGTGACTGTTagtacacagaaggcagagggaggctgcACACAGGGAGCATGGACTCTGATCCCTAAGAATTTTGTCCTGACAGAGAGCATGTGCACCACAGTGACACTGTCATCTCTGCCCTTGGACTAGACTGCACAGGTGCTGTGCTGTCTTGAGGGAGCTTTGGGTCTCAGCTGTGGCTGCAGGTTCTGATCCTCTGAGGAGACACTGAGAGTCACCATGCCAGGCCACACCCAAGGCCAATCTTAAGTCTCTAGGTGCAGGGGATGACTGGTCCAGATCTGGGTGGTATTACAACTCTCTAGGTTGGTACCTTATATTACTCACAAATGAATTTAGAAAGTGTCTGGCAGACTGACAGACAGGATTGTCCTCAAGCACAGCTGGATTGTTATCTCTGCTCCGCCCCCTGCTGTAGGCAGTGCATTTCAGGAAGTCTTGCCGGAGTCCCTGGTCCATCCTGACAAGCAGGACAGAGTCCAGCTCTTCTGAATGCTGTGGGTATTCACAAGGGTccatggaatgaagacacagaggcacctCAAGGATGCATCTTAGCCTTTTCCAGCTGCAAGGTGGATTCATCTCTCTGGACTGAACTACTGTAGCTTAGCAAAGGGCCCTTTTGTTGTTATACAATTTACACCTTCAGCAAGTCAATTCCATATATCAACACCTCTTATCTAAGCCCCCAAAgggacaatgccaaatgcaaattctcagtaAAGGAATACCATAGTGTTCTGGGTTGGTCCTAAACCAAGTTTGCATAGGCTTTAACTCCCCTAGGAAACTCTCAGATAAGACTTCAAACAGAGGGTACCAGATACAGGAGCTAgcaatcacaaaaggcagatcaaAGCTAGGTGCTAACACTCCGGAATCTGCAGGAATTctcccaacactcgggagaccCCTAGAGGCTGTGCCTCTGTACTATGAAGCCTTACCCTGGTAAGCCTCACGAAGGAATGAAAACCAGCTTTGACTGCTGACTCCTAGGACCAAGGAGCAGAAAATGAGTCCAGTGAGAAGCTTCATCCTGCTGAAATGAAAGGACAGGCTGAAGGAGATGCCCACAGTCTGGCACCTCCCTCGGGTGTCTCATCCACAGACCCCCTGATTGTTCTGTCTTACTGATGTTCAGTAGTGTCCTAGCAGTGGCCCCTGGAGACCTCACAGCAGGACCCCGCTCAGAGCCACAAGGTCTCAGTTCTGACCCCATCCTGCCTGCTGAACTGTTTATGATGCAGCTGCAGGAGCAGAGACTAGATCACCACTCCTGTCAGGAGCCTCTGATTCAGCAGGAAGCATTGCCCACGTGCCCGCTCACCAGGCACAAATCCCACACCAGGGGAAGGGAAGTGAGGAATTCCCTTGAGAGGAAAGCACACTTGCTGAAACACAGCACACACTAAGTATCTGTGCATAGGTTTGTCCCTCACCTGATGTCTGGTGGGCAGAGATGGGTGGCTGTGGCTGTCAGTGAGAGGAGGCTGGTATTTATGCTGAGCCTCCCTGCTGGGGTcaggggcagagagagactggCATGGTGCTTGGGGAAATCCCCAGCAGGTCATTTCTTCTAAAAGGCTGCAACAGAAATCTTGCTCCATCCATAGGTCATTTCCTGTAATTGTGTAATGTGAACACACTATACACCTTTGTCTTTTCAGTCTTCTGGGTCAGAGTACATACTTTTTAATACTGATGGAACTGAGGATGTTGAGAGGCAAGGAGTGGCCATCTCAGTAGAGAATCAGGGCTCCTAAGGATAGGAGTCAGAGTAATTCCTGTAGCCAACACTTGCTTTCCCAGGCATTGCCTcaggttggtttttatttttttaacctggaaCTGACACTTTACCTTCAGTCAtttagtcagtcagtcagtcagtcagtcagtcagtcagtcagtcagtctctctctccccctctcaagtttttgagacaggggttcactgtgtagccctggctctcttggaacttactctgtaaaccaagctggcctagaactcacagattcacctgcttcagcttccgagtgctgggattaaaggcctgtgccaccaccgcccagctggccATAAGTCTCTTTTTCATGTCTAAACTAAAATCCTCTGGAACAGCatccagtgcccttaactgctgagccatttctccagcctgggtGGGTGCCTGGCTCCAGGTACAGAAGGTTTAGTTCAGGTGCATAGGATGGAGTTATTCTTGATCCTTTGAATTTTAACAAAGCTTCAGAAATGATTTGATAAATTATATCTGTAGCCTGGCACTGGTGGTGttctacagtgcaagttccaggacagccaaggctacacagagaaaccctgtcttgaaagaaccCAAAAAATTATGTCTAGAAATGAGTTTTTATTTGAACCAATTTTTATGGTTTCATGAAACAGTTTGGTTTGAGCACTCTGTAACACACTATCCCTTTCACAAATGTTTTCAGAGTTGGTTTGAGCACTCTGTAACACACTATCCCTTTCACAAATGTTTTCAGAGGAGAGCACCAGCAACTTGTGTATAGGACGCAGTTATCTGCTGGCCCACACTGCAGGTAGACTCCAGATTCCAGTCACTGTTGCAGACAGTAGGGTGGAGACTgaatcctccctctctctctggtgtcCTTTGCCCTGATTCTTTCCTTTATGTGAAGCCCAGCAGGCTGcagaaggcaggaagactgtggaGAAGAGAGACGTGCAGAGTTGTGCACACAGGGCCTGCTGGTTCCTTCTGATGCTCCTGGGTACTTCTCACTCACCAGGTCAAAAGGATGTACCCTTCACTGTGGGTGCCAGCTTTGGAAGGGACACATCTCAACAGAGCTAGGAGTCTATTCCCTTCACCACGTCCTCTAGAACAGCACACGGGTGACTGGCTTGTGAGAAGAGGCTCAAGAGGGACACCATTCCCTCTGTCCCTCACGTCTGTAATGGGCTGCCTGCTGCCAAGAATGGGGGAGGAAATGGACAGTGGACTTGACTGCTAAGCCCCTgctctgaattattttatttcttgtttatttcttcatGGGAGATAGCAACCTTAGGCTGAATGTATCCTCTGCTTTAATGGCTTCTTAACTGAACTTTTATATATACACTCCTTCatgtatttttctattattaccCATTTTGGTATTAAATACCTAGGAGAGTTGTCTTAAGCATGCATCACCATCCCCTCATTAGAAGTCTCACATTCATGAAATCATAGGCTGGACTTGGCCTCCACTGTCTGTCCATCTGCTTCAGTGACTGTCAGATAAAAGACCAGTGAACCCTTGTCCTATGATTAAACAGCCATGGGATAAAACCCAACACTTTAGTCACTGACACCCATGAAAGTGTAATGGAACAGAAGAACTCCTGTTGCTGACACCATAGCCTTGGGATCGCCATATACCAAGGTACTGCTCACATGTGGATGGCTACTGTGCTGCAGTTCACATGAAACCGCAGCCCACAGAATTCTATACAGGCTTTGATGGTGGTAAAGAATCTCTCCATTCCTGGTTTGTACTTACTCCAACGCACTTCTTTTGGTTAACCACGCTAGTGTACAAGAGTCTTCCCTGTTGTGCAGCAACAGCCTCATGCACCTGATACTCACTCTTTCTTTGTTGTCCTTGGAGACAACATGGGTGCATTAGCCTATATTGTCTAGCTGTATGCAGGTGCATGTTCACACAATGACCTGGGTGCCTTCTGCCATATTGTGATATTGAGGAGCTATGTCCTCCATAAGTAACCAAGATGGTAGAGCTGTTGGGACAATTGTGGGTCCTTTGAGAGTTGGAGCCTTACTAGAGAAactatgtcactgggggtgggttttgagtttttatatcttatttgctgtttactctctgcttcttgcctgCCTTTGAActtccttccacttcctgccATGTCTCCTCGCCATAATGGATTCTTattcctctgaaaccataagtacAAAAccattcttttataaatttctaaGTTATGGTATTTTTGCCTtggcaatagaagagtaactaagattCTGCGTCTCTCAGAGCACATCCGGGTCTTTAAGCAGTGCATGCATGCAGGTGAACACGCCACTGGTGCAAATTCAGAAGGCCCAAGAGTACAGGGACATGGACCCCTTGATGCTCACTTTCTGTGAAAACAGCAGAAATGCTACTGAACGTCACTGGGACCACTCCATCCTACGCTTTTTCTTAGACACTATCCCCTATACCCAAGGACTTTGAGGGTCTCCCAGTTTCACTATGTTCATGGCTGAAGTCACTCTAGGTCCTGGACCGAAGGTGACTCTTACCCTCAGGACCATGCTGTTTCCAAGCCCAAGGTGCTGGATTTTAAGATCTATGATGGGAACTCAGGTTCATGGCCTCTCCTGGACATATCCTCTGGTGTTTTGTAACAGGGCTTTCACATAGGGAGAAGCGTGGCAGGGTACCAAAGGGACAATGTCCAGGTTTTTGTTGCCTGAAGCTGGATTGCTGTGACCCATGGCCCTTTCCAAACTAAGCCACCCATCCTAGAATTCCTGTAAGCCACCATTCATTTTTCAGTGGATGGACCAATTTCCAGAAAGTCTTCTTAGGGAGTTCTGAGGTAGAGCAGGAGTAGGCAGAATGCTGGCTGAGGGCTGCTATGTTCTGGGTGCTGGTCCTTGAATGACTCCTACAGACTCTTAGGCTCTCTGTAGACTCTCTACAGGTTCTTTCAGAGAAATGAATTTGGACATAGATGGTTTCTTCTTCCTATGTAACAGCATCCTTCCCAGGAGGGGTCCTGCTCATGATGGAAGGAATGGGTTGACTGTGACTCTCTGACACATGGATCCCATTCCTTAGCGTGAAACTTGAACCCTCTGTGCTGTATTTAAGGTTTTCCAAGTTCAGAATTAGTCTGCAATTCCTACTGTGTGTGCTTTcgttttgtttatattgcattgtTTCAAACTACTCAGGACTTCACACATGCGAGCACGCACTATACCGCTGAGCCATATTCCTAGCCCCACATTCACTTTTATGTGCTGTATGTTAtctctaaaaagaaaatcttgtttATAAGCACTTTTTTTATGAGAATatctaaaaaatatattatagacaTATCTATCCCTACTAGTCagactttttagttttttttcactcttggccctccattcccttctctctctctctctctctctctctctctctctctctctctctctctctctctccaagggTGGAATCTGGTCCCTGGTGAGGGTCTTGTATCTCATCCCCTCTGAGAACACCACACTGAGAGACAGATCAGGTCTGGTAGCTCaggtcccttcctcttctcacaaAGACATTAAAGTCATCATGGGGGTTCCATCTTTATGACCTTTTCTGATCCCTACTTACCTCTAAACCTCCAA
The sequence above is drawn from the Peromyscus leucopus breed LL Stock chromosome 1, UCI_PerLeu_2.1, whole genome shotgun sequence genome and encodes:
- the LOC114685652 gene encoding serum amyloid A-5 protein, producing MKLLTGLIFCSLVLGVSSQSWFSFLREAYQGAGDMWRAYSDMKEANWKNSDKYFHARGNYDAAQRGPGGVWAAEVISDAREGIQSLIGRGHEDSMADQEANRWGRSGQDPNHYRPKGLPDKY